In the genome of Penaeus monodon isolate SGIC_2016 chromosome 30, NSTDA_Pmon_1, whole genome shotgun sequence, the window gggtttgttttttgttcaagCTTGAGTGATAATTGGACATgtttatacaaacataattatttcatattttcacattccattatgattttcatttacaAATTACTGAAAGCACAAGGCATCTTTGAAAGGTTACATAACTATCTTGAGTGCCTATGGGATAGCAAAATTTCTGAATGATGCTTGTATTTGTCTTGaattgcatttatatttttactgtagtacaTTAAGATGTATTGAGTTGTCTGACACTAAAAAAGTAGAtgctcaaaattatttttaaatttgactaTTCCTCTAATGGTATTATGGGTATGAAAAGCTGCATGATACACAAATACCCATTTAATGCATGTTATATAAAGACAACTATCTCCCATTAATTttgtctgattatttttttcaggtGGCAATAGTATTGAATAAAACGGACAGCGTCTTGAGTCGTGCCAGCAACGAACTGCTGAATGCAATGCGCTTTGATGACCTCAAGGAGTATGCACCGCAGCAACTCACAACATTTGAAGTGAGTGCTCTTGCTGGGAAAGGACTGAGACCTCTTCTAGAGTGGGTAAAAGGAACCAAGCCAAAGCCAAAGTAGATCAGGTTGAAGAGAACTGAGGAAATTTCACTTTGAAAATTAGGCAAAGAAATTTACTAAAAAGCAGAATGAAACGGTGCTTGTCAGTATGAGTTTGACTGCAGAATATCTATTTACACAAAATATTACCTGATAACTGATCTCATTACCATCTACCATATGCAAGTTATTTGAAATGAAGTCTCTTGCACTTAagaaatcatataattttatacaattgcAGTTGTTACTAGTGGATTAATGAAATGTAATTCCCTGTCAGAATACTTAAACtcttgaattatttttaaaataaatcttacAAATGTCCTTAAAGAACTGGCTAAAGACACAGATGCTGTTAGGATCTTACGACATTGAGGATTAATCCTTGCCTGAATTTTTTAGAGCTTCACTTGAACTGTTTTGAAGGTATttcagaataaaataatataaaatgtgacaCCAACCTTTGACAAAAGGTTCCAATTAGGTTCAATGGCTGGCTTCCACAACATGAATAAACCATTTGGTATAATAGGTATAATAGCCCCAGGTGTCCATGCTCAACAGTGATTAAAACCAATGTATTCAGGTCTTGACACTTGACCCACATTATATACTAGGTTAATAGTCATGGTTTACAGGTGCTGACATTCCACTTGCAAAATTCTGTATGACTGGTAATGTTTGTGTACTAGATATTTCAAGGAAATTGTTATATGCTAATAAATCTATAGAGATGCAGAAAGTTAAAAATCAAAGTGTTTAATACATAATGAACATGATAACTGAAGAGAGGATAAGAATGAAGTATGATACTAAAATAACTGTCTGGAACAAGATCCGTCCATAATAAAAGTCCTAGTAgtacataaattaaaataactgGATTTTATTTTATCCATATAATGCATAAGTGCCTTTTGTAAACAAATATTATCCACAATAAAGAATTAAGAAGGAACTTACTTGTTATTAAGAACAGCACCTTTCAGCAATATTATTTATGAAATGGTAGGACTTGCAAATGAAAGGAATCATGTTAGACAATATCAAATAACCCATTGATGCCAGGATTACATGTACAAGTGAACTGTCCTNNNNNNNNNNNNNNNNNNNNNNNNNNNNNNNNNNNNNNNNNNNNNNNNNNNNNNNNNNNNNNNNNNNNNNNNGAGTTACAAACCCATCTATTCTATATTgaatttttgtaaagaaaaaatttgttNNNNNNNNNNNNNNNNNNNNNNNNNNNNNNNNNNNNNNNNNNNNNNNNNNNNNNNNNNNNNNNNNNNNNNNNNNNNNNNNNNNNNNNNNNNNNNNNNNNNNNNNNNNNNNNNNNNNNNNNNNNNNNNNNNNNNNNNNNNNNNNNNNNNNNNNNNNNNNNNNNNNNNNNNNNNNNNNNNNNNNNNNNNNNNNNNNNNNNNNNNNNNNNNNNNNNNNNNNNNNNNNNNNNNNNNNNNNNNNNNNNNNNNNNNNNNNNNNNNNNNNNNNNNNNNNNNNNNNNNNNNNNNNNNNNNNNNNNNNNNNNNNNNNNNNNNNNNNNNNNNNNNNNNNNNNNNNNNNNNNNNNNNNNNNNNNNNNNNNNNNNNNNNNNNNNNNNNNNNNNNNNNNNNNNNNNNNNNNNNNNNNNNNNNNNNNNNNNNNNNNNNNNNNNNNNNNNNNNNNNNNNNNNNNNNNNNNNNNNNNNNNNNNNNNNNNNNNNNNCAGNNNNNNNNNNNNNNNNNNNNNNNNNNNNNNNNNNNNNNNNNNNNNNNNNNNNNNNNNNNNNNNNNNNNNNNNNNNNNNNNNNNNNNNNNNNNNNNNNNNNNNNNNNNNNNNNNNNNNNNNNNNNNNNNNNNNNNNNNNNNNNNNNNNNNNNNNNNNNNNNNNNNNNNNNNNNNNNNNNNNNNNNNNNNNNNNNNNNNNNNNNNNNNNNNNNNNNNNNNNNNNNNNNNNNNNNNNNNNNNNNNNNNNNNNNNNNNNNNNNNNNNNNNNNNNNNNNNNNNNNNNNNNNNNNNNNNNNNNNNNNNNNNNNNNNNNNNNNNNNNNNNNNNNNNNNNNNNNNNNNNNNNNNNNNNNNNNNNNNNNNNNNNNNNNNNNNNNNNNNNNNNNNNNNNNNNNNNNNNNNNNNNNNNNNNNNNNNNNNNNNNNNNNNNNNNNNNNNNNNNNNNNNNNNNNNNNNNNNNNNNNNNNNNNNNNNNNNNNNNNNNNNNNNNNNNNNNNNNNNNNNNNNNNNNNNNNNNNNNNNNNNNNNNNNNNNNNNNNNNNNNNNNNNNNNNNNNNNNNNNNNNNNNNNNNNNNNNNNNNNNNNNNNNNNNNNNNNNNNNNNNNNNNNNNNNNNNNTAAAACAAAACCATATAGACACTGCCTGAACCCAGTGTCCATTGCTTAAGATATTTCTTAGCATTtcttaaatgaaaaaaggaattctATTCATAAAGCAGagtcaaataacaataacacatgaACTAAATTTCCACCTCACAATAAATCTCCTTATTCGCAGAATAgggtgaaaaaaataacacaagatCTCAACATTTTAATTCAGTTTTATACAAAAGTCACATTTCTGGACTACACCATATCTCTTCATAAAGTGCATATCTACAAAACCCGTATCTGTTCACTAATATTTATGTGGCCGAACAGGGTTGTTGGGGTCAAATAATTTAGGATCCTTGAAGAAATCTACACTCTTCAGCATTACTGGCATGAAACCTGTGAAAACGTGGGCAAAAATTAGATGTACTCTGGAGGCAAGTTGTTTTTTAATGATCAAAGAGAATTTAAAGGACATACTCTTTCAGTGAGAGATTAAACATAAAGAGTAACATGTAGAATAATTCCAAAATTCAGACTTCCAGTGAACTACAAAACATGAAAATGGTgaatgaggaaaagaatgaatggaaaaactgaTCTGGAATGTAAAACTGAAAAGGCAAACTGATGAACagcagagaaaaaagataattctATGTCTACTTATCACAGAAAGAAATAAGGAGTAGCagcaaggaggagaaagatgNNNNNNNNNNNNNNNNNNNNNNNNNNNNNNNNNNNNNNNNNNNNNNNNNNNNNNNNNNNNNNNNNNNNNNNNNNNNNNAATCAGTTTNNNNNNNNNNNNNNNNNNNNNNNNNNNNNNNNNNNNNNNNNNNNNNNNNNNNNNNNNNNNNNNNNNNNNNNNNNCTGGGCCAGACTCTGTAACCAACTCTATCAACcacattttgttttcttatttttcactgACAGCAAAAATTACTTATTTCAGTATCTCACCTGCATCTCTGCTCTTTTGTATTTCTCGTTCCAATATTGACTGTTGTCTCCGACATAACCTGGTAATATGCCTGCCGTAAATCTGTCCAGTGAAAGGTGATACAAACTGGGAGAGCAATCTGACATTCTTGTAGTCCAAATGCACCTTGTAGTTGCAGAGTATGCACTGTAATTTCTCCTTCTCATATGGGTTTGGCATTTCTACaggctgaaaaacaaaaaaaagtgacaGATATTACTAACCT includes:
- the LOC119592554 gene encoding 28S ribosomal protein S18c, mitochondrial-like (The sequence of the model RefSeq protein was modified relative to this genomic sequence to represent the inferred CDS: added 143 bases not found in genome assembly), with amino-acid sequence MAALGSRRLAFSVKDYLLFSFRGRSQLMRMTVSPCSTTTNQSSAASSPSQTENKGADVYNASEVEQLLIKQSKMDMPVEMPNPYEKEKLQCILCNYKVHLDYKNVRLLSQFVSPFTGQIYGRHITRLCRRQQSILEREIQKSRDAGFMPVMLKSVDFFKDPKLFDPNNPVRPHKY